A genomic region of Arachis hypogaea cultivar Tifrunner chromosome 5, arahy.Tifrunner.gnm2.J5K5, whole genome shotgun sequence contains the following coding sequences:
- the LOC112802870 gene encoding uncharacterized protein isoform X1 — protein sequence MASTIISLWSLVAAILAFALAVQGTLGGIECEKLNHETCAFAVSSAGKRCVLEKEVKRSGMEAYTCKTSEIEADEKLKDHIESEECIKSCGLDRKSFGISSDSLLESRFTQNLCSPHCYQACPNVVDLYFNLAAGEGVFLPKLCEAEGGNARRGMAEIKSSGIVAPAPDVRSVKFTAATPPQPFNALEFTAEPVASPAYPPY from the exons ATGGCCTCTACCATTATTAGCTTGTGGAGTTTGGTAGCTGCTATCCTTGCATTTGCTCTCGCAGTGCAAGGAACTTTAG GAGGTATAGAATGCGAGAAGCTGAACCATGAGACATGCGCGTTTGCGGTGTCATCGGCCGGAAAACGATGTGTGCTAGAGAAGGAGGTGAAGAGGTCAGGGATGGAAGCATACACATGCAAGACATCAGAGATTGAAGCTGATGAGAAGCTGAAGGATCACATTGAGAGTGAGGAATGCATCAAGTCATGTGGTTTGGACAGGAAGTCCTTTGGAATCTCATCAGATTCTCTTTTGGAATCTCGCTTCACTCAAAACCTTTGCTCACCTCATTGCTACCAAGCATGCCCTAATGTTGTTGACCTATACTTCAATCTTGCTGCTGGTGAAG GAGTGTTTCTTCCCAAGTTGTGTGAAGCAGAAGGGGGAAATGCACGGAGAGGAATGGCTGAGATCAAAAGCTCTGGTATTGTGGCACCTGCACCTGATGTTCGTTCAGTGAAGTTCACAGCTGCTACTCCTCCTCAACCTTTTAATGCTCTCGAGTTCACTGCTGAACCTGTGGCTTCCCCAGCATACCCTCCATACTAA
- the LOC112802870 gene encoding uncharacterized protein isoform X2, with translation MASTIISLWSLVAAILAFALAVQGTLECEKLNHETCAFAVSSAGKRCVLEKEVKRSGMEAYTCKTSEIEADEKLKDHIESEECIKSCGLDRKSFGISSDSLLESRFTQNLCSPHCYQACPNVVDLYFNLAAGEGVFLPKLCEAEGGNARRGMAEIKSSGIVAPAPDVRSVKFTAATPPQPFNALEFTAEPVASPAYPPY, from the exons ATGGCCTCTACCATTATTAGCTTGTGGAGTTTGGTAGCTGCTATCCTTGCATTTGCTCTCGCAGTGCAAGGAACTTTAG AATGCGAGAAGCTGAACCATGAGACATGCGCGTTTGCGGTGTCATCGGCCGGAAAACGATGTGTGCTAGAGAAGGAGGTGAAGAGGTCAGGGATGGAAGCATACACATGCAAGACATCAGAGATTGAAGCTGATGAGAAGCTGAAGGATCACATTGAGAGTGAGGAATGCATCAAGTCATGTGGTTTGGACAGGAAGTCCTTTGGAATCTCATCAGATTCTCTTTTGGAATCTCGCTTCACTCAAAACCTTTGCTCACCTCATTGCTACCAAGCATGCCCTAATGTTGTTGACCTATACTTCAATCTTGCTGCTGGTGAAG GAGTGTTTCTTCCCAAGTTGTGTGAAGCAGAAGGGGGAAATGCACGGAGAGGAATGGCTGAGATCAAAAGCTCTGGTATTGTGGCACCTGCACCTGATGTTCGTTCAGTGAAGTTCACAGCTGCTACTCCTCCTCAACCTTTTAATGCTCTCGAGTTCACTGCTGAACCTGTGGCTTCCCCAGCATACCCTCCATACTAA
- the LOC140173284 gene encoding putative pentatricopeptide repeat-containing protein At5g37570: MNSIFQHSFSPPRSTAAIITLLKACKTLHHLYQVYASITQRGLKQDHLIISRFIFLSASFAATASYYISIFDRVLGPSLFLWNSLIRVHTKGSCFFDALSAFIRMKAHGSLPDRYTYSSVIKAYSSMCRSCEGKLLHGSALRCGG; this comes from the coding sequence ATGAATTCAATATTTCAACACTCTTTTTCTCCGCCGCGTTCAACTGCCGCCATTATCACCCTTCTTAAAGCCTGCAAGACCCTTCATCACCTCTACCAAGTCTACGCCTCCATCACCCAACGAGGTCTAAAGCAAGATCACCTCATCATCTCCCGCTTCATTTTCCTTTCCGCCTCCTTTGCCGCCACTGCTTCATATTACATCTCCATCTTCGACCGCGTCCTTGGCCCTTCCCTTTTTCTCTGGAACTCCCTCATCAGAGTCCATACCAAAGGAAGTTGCTTTTTCGACGCCCTCTCTGCTTTTATTCGCATGAAGGCACATGGGTCTCTTCCCGATAGGTACACTTACTCTTCTGTGATTAAGGCCTATTCAAGCATGTGCAGATCCTGCGAAGGAAAATTGCTCCATGGCTCGGCGTTGAGGTGTGGGGGTTGA